The Bradyrhizobium guangxiense genomic sequence CGGCGGCGTGCTTAATGACGCGCGAGCCGGCTTGCTAGCCGCCCTTGCTGCGGATCAGCCCGGCGAGGTTGGTTTTCTGGGCCTCGCACCAGCTGGACATGCCGAGGCGGCGTTGGTTGAGATCGGTCGCCTGGGTGGCCACCGCGACCTCGGCCATCAGATCGTCGTCCTGCTTCTCGCCCATCTTGCCGCCGGTGTGCATCCAGGCGATCGCCTTGCGCACTTTCTCGGTGGTGCCGTCGGGCAGGTGCAACTGCTGCGCCTTCTGCACGAGGTCCTGGTAGACGACATCCGTGCCCGGGCATTCGACCTTGGCGGCGAAGGCCTGCAAGACCAGGGTCACATAGGTTGAGCGGGGATGGTCCTCGGCTTGGGCTGGAGCCGCGATCAACAACAGGCCGGCCATTAGGAAACCGTAGCGCATCCTTGGTATCTCCTCGTTTTTTTGGAAGGCTAGCGTCCAGCGGGTTGCTCCGCAATGGTGCCCGGTGTGAATTTGTCGCTTCTTGCTGCGGTGCGCTATCGTGAATACCAACCCAGCCTCGGAGAACGACATGAGCCTGTTCAGCACGCCGTTCGATCCTGCCCGTGACACAGCACTGGTCACCGGCGCCGGCAACGGCATCGGCCGCGCCATCGCGCAAGCCTTGGTCGGCGAGGGCGTCCGCACCGTGTTCGCCGATGTGAACGCCGCGCGGGTGACGGCCGCGATCGGCGCCAGCGAGAAGCCTGAATTGGCAGTGCCCTGGGTCGGCGATCTCGCCGATCTCGGCGCGTGCGACGCGTTGCTCGCTGCCGCGAACGCGGCGCTGGGCGGGATCACGCATTTCGTACACAGCGCATCGCCGCCGCGGCGGGAGGCCGATCATGCGCTCGCGGTCGAGCGCAGGATCTGGCAAGAGATGCATGCCGTCAATCTCGACGCCGGTTTTCACCTGGCGCGCGAACTCGCAAAGCAGCTGATTGC encodes the following:
- a CDS encoding SDR family NAD(P)-dependent oxidoreductase, whose amino-acid sequence is MSLFSTPFDPARDTALVTGAGNGIGRAIAQALVGEGVRTVFADVNAARVTAAIGASEKPELAVPWVGDLADLGACDALLAAANAALGGITHFVHSASPPRREADHALAVERRIWQEMHAVNLDAGFHLARELAKQLIAAKRPGSFLFLTSLHAGTPRNLPHYSTAKAAMAMLVKELAKTFGRYGIRINALVPGAIAAGGFVADPALARHIPLGRLGEANDLAPMALTVLSNKLSGYVTGASFVVDGGLSLTNWFEPPALDD